From Deltaproteobacteria bacterium, one genomic window encodes:
- the pstA gene encoding phosphate ABC transporter permease PstA: protein MQGARRGKLAEQVFRWVCLVAMTLPLIVLAVLIIDVARDGAERIGWDFLTSYPSRNPENAGILPALVGSLVVVALTALLALPIGVGAAVYLEEYGKRSFWANLIEVNIANLAGVPSIIYGLLGLGLFVRAFGFGRSVIAGAGTLALLVLPVVILSTREALATVPNALREGALALGATKWQTTRRVVLPMAFPGILTGTILSVARALGETAPLITIGALTYVPFLPDGLRSPFTALPIQIFNWVSRPQKGFVTNAAAGILVLLVILLLLNGIAIYLRNRFQKRVY from the coding sequence ATGCAGGGCGCCCGGCGGGGAAAACTTGCGGAGCAGGTGTTTCGGTGGGTCTGCCTTGTCGCCATGACGTTGCCGCTCATCGTGCTGGCCGTGCTCATCATCGACGTGGCGCGCGACGGCGCGGAGCGGATCGGGTGGGATTTTCTGACCAGCTACCCGTCGCGCAACCCCGAAAACGCGGGAATCCTCCCGGCGCTCGTCGGCAGCCTCGTCGTTGTTGCGCTCACGGCGCTCCTTGCGCTGCCCATCGGGGTCGGCGCGGCGGTCTATCTCGAGGAATACGGAAAGCGCAGCTTTTGGGCGAACCTCATTGAAGTGAACATCGCGAACCTCGCCGGCGTGCCGTCGATCATTTACGGCCTGCTTGGCCTCGGCCTGTTCGTGCGCGCGTTCGGATTCGGCCGCAGCGTGATCGCGGGCGCGGGAACGCTCGCGCTGCTCGTGTTGCCGGTCGTCATCCTTTCCACGCGCGAGGCGCTCGCGACGGTGCCCAACGCCCTGCGCGAGGGCGCGCTGGCGCTGGGCGCGACGAAATGGCAGACCACGCGGCGGGTGGTGTTACCGATGGCGTTTCCCGGAATTCTGACCGGGACGATTCTGTCGGTGGCTCGCGCGCTGGGCGAAACCGCCCCGCTCATCACGATTGGCGCTCTGACCTACGTGCCGTTTCTGCCCGACGGGCTGCGTTCGCCGTTCACGGCGCTGCCGATCCAGATCTTCAACTGGGTGTCGAGGCCGCAAAAGGGATTCGTCACTAACGCGGCAGCGGGTATTCTGGTCCTGCTCGTCATTCTGCTCTTGCTCAACGGAATCGCGATCTACCTGCGGAATCGTTTTCAGAAGCGTGTGTATTAG
- the pstB gene encoding phosphate ABC transporter ATP-binding protein, protein MSAVNGAIFRVRDLNAWYGPQHTLKSITIDVPDNRVTEVIGPSGCGKSTFIRCLNRMHELIDGARVEGEVVYGGVNIYGREVDPVLLRRRVGMVFQKPNPFPTMTVRDNVLAGLRLTGALKRSDAADLVERALRQAALWDEVKDYLDKAGSGLSGGQQQRLCIARALAVDPEVILMDEPCSALDPIATARIEELIHQLRENYTIVIVTHNMQQAGRVSDQTAFFLMGELIEFTDTNVLFRSPSDRRTEEYITGKFG, encoded by the coding sequence GTGTCCGCGGTCAACGGCGCCATATTTCGTGTGCGGGATCTGAATGCCTGGTACGGGCCCCAGCACACCTTGAAGTCGATCACCATCGACGTGCCCGACAATCGGGTCACGGAGGTGATCGGTCCATCGGGTTGCGGCAAGTCCACGTTCATCCGCTGCCTCAACCGCATGCACGAACTTATCGACGGCGCGCGCGTCGAAGGCGAGGTCGTGTATGGCGGCGTCAACATCTACGGTCGCGAAGTCGATCCTGTGTTGCTGCGCCGACGTGTCGGGATGGTGTTTCAGAAACCCAATCCCTTCCCGACCATGACCGTGCGCGACAATGTGCTCGCGGGCCTTCGTCTAACGGGTGCGCTGAAGCGGTCGGACGCGGCCGATCTGGTGGAGCGCGCCCTGCGGCAGGCGGCGCTTTGGGACGAGGTGAAGGACTACCTCGACAAGGCCGGATCGGGTCTATCGGGCGGACAGCAGCAGCGTCTGTGCATCGCGCGGGCGCTGGCGGTCGATCCCGAGGTCATCCTGATGGACGAGCCGTGCTCGGCGCTCGATCCGATCGCCACGGCGCGCATCGAGGAGCTGATCCACCAGCTTCGCGAGAACTACACGATCGTCATCGTCACGCACAACATGCAGCAGGCCGGGCGCGTGTCCGACCAGACCGCGTTTTTTCTCATGGGCGAACTGATCGAATTCACGGACACGAACGTGCTGTTCCGATCGCCGAGCGACCGCCGGACCGAGGAATACATCACGGGCAAGTTCGGTTGA
- the phoU gene encoding phosphate signaling complex protein PhoU, producing the protein MEKTHTDSAYERELHDLRETLLRMAGLCEEMIADAIRSIVERNSELARETIERDFEVNRAEVQVDELVFLVLAKRQPVAKDLRFTTQAIKMANDLERIGDLAVNICERALLLNLEPQLKPYQDIPKMADIVMSMVRESIDAFVKEDADLAEQIMERDDEVDDLYHVIIRDLLAIMLKNPDAVERGIHIQSIAKFLERMADHSTNLCEQVVFLVKGKDVRQIDGLEKVRKG; encoded by the coding sequence ATGGAGAAGACGCACACCGACAGCGCTTACGAGCGGGAACTGCACGACCTGCGCGAGACACTGCTGCGCATGGCGGGGCTTTGCGAGGAGATGATCGCCGACGCGATCCGCTCCATCGTCGAGCGCAATTCCGAACTCGCGCGGGAGACCATTGAGCGAGACTTCGAGGTCAATCGCGCCGAGGTGCAGGTGGACGAACTCGTCTTCCTGGTCCTCGCCAAGCGCCAGCCGGTCGCGAAGGACCTGCGTTTCACGACGCAGGCCATCAAGATGGCCAACGATCTCGAGCGAATCGGCGACCTCGCGGTGAATATCTGCGAGCGCGCGCTCTTGCTCAATCTCGAGCCGCAGCTCAAGCCGTATCAGGACATTCCGAAGATGGCCGATATCGTCATGTCCATGGTGCGCGAGTCGATCGACGCCTTCGTGAAAGAAGACGCCGACCTCGCGGAGCAGATCATGGAGCGCGACGATGAGGTCGACGACCTCTACCATGTCATCATCCGCGATCTGCTGGCGATCATGCTCAAGAATCCGGACGCGGTGGAACGCGGGATTCACATCCAGTCGATCGCGAAGTTTCTGGAGCGCATGGCCGACCACAGCACGAACCTATGCGAGCAGGTCGTGTTTCTGGTCAAGGGCAAGGACGTGCGTCAGATCGACGGGCTCGAAAAGGTCCGCAAGGGTTAG
- a CDS encoding class I SAM-dependent RNA methyltransferase, translated as MPSNPRRVNNSQPTGVRPQGERRFDLFAMCAPGIEPALYDEMGEIGVEPLRAVHGGVEFLGTSRDLYRANLWLRTAGRVLMRVGEFVAMSFPELARKVRRIPWVDWLAPGTPIEVRAASHGSKLNIRKKIESVVSDTIGERLGEPKPGRAPVLVLARFDQNTCTISLDTSGDLLHRRGHRRETALAPLRETMAAAMLRYAGFDPAEPFVDPMCGAGTLVLEAALWALRRAPGADRDFAFMDFADFDAKLWSSLREEAVANARDMLRAPIVGADANASAAAAAHGNLDRAGLASQVEVRHVPIHRLSPPREPGLVSFNPPFGSRVGSPGSLGTLYSKAGDVLRERFVGWRFGVLTADEAMWKAMRLRYDAAFPMLHGGVRVRLHIGRIATPARMGKL; from the coding sequence ATGCCCTCGAATCCCCGGCGCGTCAACAATTCGCAACCCACCGGTGTTCGCCCGCAGGGTGAGCGCCGATTCGACCTGTTCGCGATGTGCGCGCCGGGCATCGAGCCGGCATTGTACGACGAAATGGGCGAAATCGGCGTCGAGCCGCTGCGCGCCGTGCACGGCGGGGTCGAGTTCCTCGGCACGTCGCGCGACCTCTATCGCGCGAATCTGTGGCTGCGCACCGCGGGACGTGTGCTCATGCGTGTCGGCGAGTTCGTCGCGATGTCGTTTCCCGAACTCGCGCGCAAGGTCCGGCGCATTCCGTGGGTCGATTGGCTGGCTCCGGGCACACCCATCGAAGTGCGTGCCGCGAGCCACGGGTCCAAGCTGAACATCCGCAAGAAGATCGAAAGCGTCGTTTCGGACACCATCGGCGAGCGTTTGGGAGAACCCAAGCCCGGTCGCGCGCCGGTACTCGTCCTCGCGCGGTTCGACCAGAACACCTGCACGATCTCGCTCGACACCTCGGGCGATCTGCTCCACCGGCGCGGGCATCGGCGCGAAACCGCCCTCGCACCCCTGCGTGAGACCATGGCCGCGGCGATGCTGCGGTATGCGGGGTTCGATCCGGCCGAGCCTTTCGTTGATCCCATGTGCGGTGCGGGCACGCTGGTGCTCGAAGCGGCTCTGTGGGCGCTTCGTCGCGCCCCGGGCGCCGATCGGGATTTCGCGTTCATGGACTTCGCGGACTTCGACGCGAAGCTCTGGTCGAGTCTGCGCGAAGAAGCCGTGGCGAACGCGCGGGATATGCTTCGCGCCCCCATCGTCGGCGCGGACGCGAACGCGTCGGCCGCCGCCGCCGCCCATGGCAATCTCGACCGCGCCGGGCTCGCCTCGCAAGTGGAGGTACGACACGTGCCGATCCACCGCCTGTCGCCCCCGCGCGAGCCGGGACTCGTCTCCTTCAACCCGCCCTTTGGTAGTCGCGTCGGTTCGCCGGGTTCGCTCGGAACACTCTATTCCAAGGCGGGCGACGTTTTGCGCGAGCGCTTCGTCGGTTGGCGCTTCGGCGTGCTCACCGCCGACGAAGCCATGTGGAAGGCGATGCGGCTGCGCTACGACGCCGCCTTCCCCATGCTGCACGGCGGCGTGAGGGTGCGCCTGCACATCGGACGGATCGCGACGCCTGCGAGAATGGGTAAACTCTAA
- the uvrB gene encoding excinuclease ABC subunit UvrB produces MDRYRLIDTYTPRGDQPQAIAELVEGVGRGEKHQVLLGVTGSGKTLTVANVIAQSGRPALVLAHNKTLAAQLFSEFRELFPDNAVEYFVSYYDYYQPEAYIPRSDTYIEKDSSVNERIDRLRHSATRSLLTRRDVIIVASVSCIYGLGSPHEYNKMLVVVNKGDRMDRDQLMRRLIEMQYTRNDIDFFRGTFRARGDVLEIFPAYEDEKAIRIEFFDEDVERIAEIDPLRGKVIRDLPRIGIFPNSHYVADRPTIERAIADIRAELKERCEQLLSLGKLLEEQRLREKTLYDIEMLAQLGYCSGVENYSRHLDGREAGSPPWTLLDYFPSDFLTFIDESHQTVPQLNAMYNGDRSRKTVLVEYGFRLPSALDNRPLRFEEIQQRFGQIVYVSATPAAWELEKAGGVVVEQIIRPTGLMDPRVEVRPAGNQVDDLLDEIKARIDKNERVLVTTLTKRMAEDLTTYYQDLGLPVRYLHREIDTLERVAILRDLRLGEFAVLVGINLLREGLDLPEVSLVAILDADKEGFLRSTTSLLQTIGRAARNVNGTVILYADRMTASMSTALDETNRRRETQRRYNTDNGITPESIVKGVSNALLAIYDKDYVTVPTLRPEDDDQIVPAHIPMMVESLRRQMKAAAKSLDFERAAELRDQIKRLEEREIVGL; encoded by the coding sequence ATGGACCGATATCGACTGATCGACACCTATACGCCGAGGGGCGACCAGCCACAAGCCATCGCGGAGCTGGTTGAGGGCGTCGGGCGCGGCGAGAAGCACCAGGTACTGTTGGGCGTGACGGGCAGCGGGAAAACGCTCACGGTCGCGAACGTCATCGCGCAAAGCGGCCGGCCCGCGCTGGTACTGGCGCACAACAAGACCCTCGCCGCCCAACTCTTCTCCGAGTTTCGGGAGCTCTTTCCCGACAACGCGGTGGAGTATTTCGTCAGCTATTACGACTATTACCAGCCCGAGGCGTATATCCCACGCTCGGATACCTACATCGAAAAAGACAGCTCGGTGAACGAGCGCATCGACCGGCTGCGTCACTCCGCCACACGATCGCTGCTGACGCGCCGCGACGTCATCATCGTGGCGTCGGTCTCGTGCATCTACGGCCTCGGCAGCCCGCACGAATACAACAAGATGCTCGTGGTCGTGAACAAGGGCGACCGCATGGACCGCGACCAGCTCATGCGCCGTCTAATCGAGATGCAGTACACGCGCAACGACATCGACTTTTTTCGCGGCACGTTTCGCGCGCGGGGCGATGTGCTCGAGATCTTTCCCGCCTACGAAGACGAAAAGGCGATCCGCATCGAGTTTTTCGACGAGGACGTGGAACGCATCGCCGAGATCGACCCGCTGCGCGGCAAGGTGATCCGCGACCTTCCCCGCATCGGGATATTTCCAAACAGCCACTACGTCGCCGACCGCCCGACCATCGAGCGAGCCATCGCGGATATCCGCGCGGAGCTCAAGGAACGCTGCGAGCAGCTCCTGTCGCTGGGCAAGCTGCTGGAGGAACAACGCCTGCGGGAGAAGACGCTCTACGACATCGAAATGCTCGCGCAGCTCGGCTACTGCTCGGGCGTCGAAAACTACAGCCGCCACCTCGATGGCCGCGAGGCCGGCTCGCCGCCGTGGACGCTCCTCGATTACTTCCCGTCCGATTTTCTGACGTTCATCGACGAGTCGCATCAGACCGTTCCGCAGCTCAACGCCATGTACAACGGCGATCGCTCGCGCAAGACCGTGCTGGTGGAATACGGCTTCCGCCTGCCGTCGGCGCTCGACAATCGTCCGCTGCGTTTCGAGGAAATCCAGCAGCGATTCGGTCAGATCGTGTATGTCTCGGCGACGCCCGCCGCGTGGGAGCTCGAGAAGGCGGGCGGAGTGGTGGTGGAGCAGATCATCCGTCCGACGGGGCTGATGGACCCTCGCGTCGAGGTCCGGCCCGCGGGAAATCAGGTGGACGACCTGCTCGACGAGATCAAAGCCCGCATCGACAAGAACGAGCGCGTGCTCGTGACGACGTTGACCAAGCGGATGGCCGAGGATCTGACGACCTACTATCAGGATCTCGGGCTGCCCGTCCGCTACCTGCACAGGGAGATCGACACGCTCGAACGTGTCGCGATTCTGCGCGATCTGCGCCTCGGCGAATTCGCGGTGCTCGTCGGCATCAACCTGCTGCGCGAGGGCCTCGACTTGCCCGAGGTCTCGCTCGTCGCGATCCTCGACGCCGACAAGGAAGGGTTTCTGCGCTCCACGACGAGCCTCCTGCAGACTATCGGCCGTGCCGCGCGCAACGTGAACGGCACGGTGATCCTCTATGCGGATCGCATGACGGCCAGCATGAGCACGGCGCTTGACGAGACCAATCGTCGCCGCGAGACGCAGCGCCGGTACAACACGGACAACGGCATCACGCCCGAGTCGATCGTGAAGGGCGTCTCGAACGCGCTGCTGGCGATCTACGACAAGGACTACGTGACCGTGCCGACGCTCAGGCCCGAGGACGACGACCAGATCGTGCCTGCGCACATTCCGATGATGGTCGAATCGCTGCGCCGCCAGATGAAAGCGGCGGCGAAGAGCCTCGACTTTGAGCGCGCGGCCGAGTTGCGCGATCAGATCAAGCGGCTGGAGGAGCGCGAGATCGTCGGGCTCTAA
- a CDS encoding helix-turn-helix transcriptional regulator, whose protein sequence is MATDMLPQFDFAPFTNRQCDGIAELLKAVGHPVRLRVIDTLARGEICVGDLALAIGEKQAIVSQQLKILRMVGLVKTERRAGKAFYRLNNQHLYDLLSCMHRCACSQFPEE, encoded by the coding sequence ATGGCGACCGACATGCTTCCCCAGTTCGACTTCGCGCCCTTTACGAACCGCCAGTGCGACGGCATCGCCGAGCTGCTCAAGGCGGTGGGGCACCCGGTGCGTCTTCGTGTGATCGACACGCTCGCGCGCGGTGAGATCTGCGTGGGCGATCTGGCGCTGGCGATCGGCGAGAAACAGGCGATCGTGTCGCAGCAGCTCAAGATCCTGCGCATGGTGGGGCTCGTGAAGACCGAGCGGCGGGCTGGCAAGGCGTTCTACCGGCTCAACAACCAACACCTCTACGACCTGCTTTCGTGCATGCACCGATGCGCGTGTTCGCAGTTTCCGGAGGAGTGA